Genomic DNA from Peribacillus simplex:
ATGTGATATTGCCAGCAGCTCCTTTTTTTAAGGTGACGGTTGCTGTCTTGGTTTTAGGTCCCCATTTTCCATCGACAATTAGTTTTTTATTGTATTGCTTATTCAGCTCCGTTTGTAAACCTTTGATTAGGGCCGATCGAGTTTTTGGACCATAAAACCCATCAGCCTCAATATTCGTTTTATATCGGCTATTTAACGTTTTTTGTATCGAAATGATATGACCATCTCCTTTGCCGGTCTTCGGCATTTCCATTTTTTCTAGTTTGATGGTAAGGTGAGGTTCTTTTCCTGCTTGTAACTGTGTAAAAGATAACCCGCCTGTCATCTCCAAGTGGGGATAATCCTTGAATGAACTCCAATCCCCGCCCCATTTAAATCCTAAACCCTTACCTATGGCAGCCACGCGCTGCCACTTTGAATCAACTGTCCATACTGCCACCTTGCCATCATCACTCACAATGAAGAAATCAATGGCCAGTCCATAATTATGATAAGATTGCCCTGGTTTAGCGTTCGTCACAATAGGTTTAGCTAGATTGCTATAGTTTTTTCCATTGTAGCTGTAAACTCGTCCTTGACCATAAAGCGCAGCTTGTTCTTCCAAAGAGCGATGGCCTGCACTTATCAGTACAGTGATTCTTTCAGTATAAGCACGTTCCACCATTTCCAATGCTGATGCCTTCACCACAGGATTCATCCCTTTGCCCATCTTTTTCAATGATCGATCCAATAATGTTCGTAATGCTACCGTCAATGTAATCCCTCCTTTTAAATTCCCATCAGGCTTTATATAAGCCTTTTTAATGGAAAAGTAGCATGGTTGGAAAAGTTTGTTCTCATTTATTAGAGAATGGAAGTAATATGTTATTTAACAAACGTTCCAGCTGATTTCAGAAATCCGCTCCCTTTCCGCCGACTGCCTGCCAAGCCTCATCAAAGCAAGCGTCTGTGTCTAGCCAGATATTCGGCGGGAGTGTCGCGAATTTCCAGTTTTTTTTGAATATATCATCTTTCCAAGATTGATAAATGAGGGTGAAAAAGCCTGTTGTTCCTTCACATTAGAAAGGGAATTTACCCAAAAAAATTAGACTACTTCCATTCGCAAACGGGCGAACGGAAGTAGTCTATTAATGAATTTTTTTATTAATCTCTTTAAACTTACGCCCTAATTTCAATAGAGGGGCTTATTGTAAAGTCTGCCTCTGTTTTACTTTTCACTTCATCAAGTGTTATGCCATTTTGCAATTCAATCAATTCCATTCCAGCTTCTGTAAATTGAAAAACAGCCAGTTCGGTAATCAGGCAATGGACGACCTTTTCCCCCGTCAATGGCAATGTACAGCTCTTTTTCACTTTGGATTCCCCATGCTTGTTCACATGGTCCATAATGACAACAATTCGTTTTGCGCCTTGGACGAGATCCATCGCACCTCCCATTCCTTTTACCATCTTCCCTGGAATCATCCAGTTTGCCAAGTCCCCATTCTCGGAAACTTCCATCCCGCCTAAAATGGCCAGGTCGATATGGCCGCCGCGAATCATCGCGAATGATTCAGCGCTATCAAAAAATGATGCCCCTGATTTTGCCGTTACTGTTTCTTTTCCTGCATTAATCAAATCCGGATCGACTTCATCCTTTTTTGGATACGGCCCGATTCCCAGTAAGCCATTTTCCGATTGAAGCATGACATTAAAGTCATTTGGAATCATGTTGGCAATCAAGGTCGGCATTCCAATCCCTAAATTTACACACATACCATCTTGGATTTCTTTAACGGCCCGTTCTAAAATTAGTTGTCTCGTCATTCGAATACTCCTCCTTTTTATGCGTTAGCAGTTGTAAGTCTTTCAATTCGTTTTTCATAGTCATTTCCTACAAGCACTTTCTGTACATAAACCCCTGAAGTATGAATTTCATCTGGATCGAGTTCTCCTGTGCCCACAAGCTCCTCCACTTCGACAAGCGTGACTTTCCCTGCTGTGGCAACGACAGGGTTAAAATTCCTTGCCGTTTTCCGATATACAAGATTACCGAAATGATCTGCTTTCCAGGCTTTTACAAAGGCAAAATCTCCGACTATTCCTTTTTCCATAATGTATGTGCGGCCATCAAACTCTTTATGTTCTTTACCTTTCGCGACTTCCGTCCCTACTCCTGTAGCTGTATAAAAGGCAGGAATTCCCGCTCCGCCCGCTCTTAAACGCTCGGCCAGCGTTCCTTGGGGAACTAGTTCGACCTCCAGCTCGCCACTTAAAAATTGCTGTTCAAATAACTTATTTTCCCCTACATAAGAAGCGATCATTTTTTTGATTTGCTTATTTTCAAGCAAAAGACCTAGACCCCAATCGTCGACTCCACAATTGTTGCTGACAATCGTCAAATCCTTTACACCTTTGTTACGCAAAGCAATGATCAGTTTTTCTGGTATTCCGCTTAATCCGAATCCGCCAACGATAATGGTTGCCCCATCCTCGATTTGTTGAATAGCGCTATCAAAAGATGTTAATAATTTACTCATTTTCCATCATCTCCATTCTTAATACTATTCTATTAAATAAACAGTGAAGTTGCAAAAGCTATGATGAACACGGTCACTGTTTTCAAAACCGTAATCGCAAAGATATCCTTGTAAGATTGACGATGTGTTAGTCCAGTAATGGCAAGCAAGGTGATGACGGCACCATTATGCGGCAGCGTATCCATTCCGCCAGATGCCATGGATGCAATTCGATGAAGCATTTCCGGGGTGATTCCGACACTTTGGGCCACCTGCAAATAGTGATTTCCCATTACTTCTAACGCAATCGAAAGTCCACCTGACGCGGATCCGGTAATCCCTGCCAGCACATTGACGGCGATAGCTTCGGATACGAGTGGATTGCCGCTTGCATTGAACACCCAGTTTTGAATGACCGAGAATCCAGGCAGCGTTTTCACCACATTCCCAAAACCAACTTCAGATGCAGTATTGAATATGGCAAGCAATGATCCCATTGCCGCAGCCGTTAATCCACTGGCCAATTTGACCTTGATACGTCCAACATTCAGAAGCATCGCTGCAATAATGCCGATTGACAATGCAACAATCAAAGACCAGGATGAAGTGACTGTGCTTACATCGGCAATGTTGAAAGTTTCCTTCAACATCGATGCATCATACCAGTGCTTAACCGAAATGGCACTCCGGCTGAAAGCAAAATTAAACGCTACGACAAGGATGAGCGGTACGATGGACAGCCAAAAATTAGGCAGGTTTTGCTGTTCTGCACTTTCTGGTTCATTAATATGTCCTTCCCCGTAGCCTTCACCATTTGCCAACGCTTGTTTACGGCGACGCTCCAACCAGAGCATTCCCCCAGTGAATACCATGATCGCGCCAATAATCCCCATTATTGGAGCCGCATAGGTATCAGTTCCGAAATAATTCGTTGGAATGATATTTTGAATCTGAGGTGTTCCAGGAAGGGCATCCATCGTATAAGTGAAGGCGCCTAATGCTATCGTTCCTGGCAATAATCTTTTTGGAATGTCTGCTTCTTTAAAAATTGCCGCTGCAAATGGATAAACGGCGAATGCCACTACAAACAATGAAACCCCGCCATATGTCAGCGCCGAACACGCCAGCACCACGGCAAGAATAGCTTGCTTTGAGCCTAGTGACTTTACGATGGTCTTGGCAATGGATGCTGCTGCACCGCTCATTTCCATGACTTTTCCAAATACGGCTCCTAATAAGAATATCGGAAAAAACGCTTTAATATAGTTAGCCGCAAACGTCATATATGTCTCTGTATAACTCGGCAGCAAATGTCCACCGGATAAAATGACCGCCAATAAAGTAACGATCGGCGCTATGATAATGACCGGATAGCCCCGGTAGGCTAAAAAGATTAAAAGTCCCAGCGCCACAACGATGGCTAAAATTTGAATCACCAACTCAATTCCCCCTTTTCTCCCCTTGCCCCAAAGTAATTTCGGAAGCCCTTAAGCAGAACTAGTAATCTCCTAAATTCCATATTTTCAATTTTTCCGCTTTTGCCATCCAGGCCTGCCTTCCCCAAGTCAGGCTGAATGATCTTCCTAAGTGGTTTCCATTTTTTGAGAACGCTTTCAACAATCTGTTGAATCACGAAATCCCCTTTCATTTTACGTGGAAACACAATATAAAATGACAGATAGGCCATTCACCAAAGTAATTATGCAATTATTGTGCCAACTTAAGTTCAATGAAAAATCACATCTTTTAAAGCCTTTTCCAACATTTTATTTCCCTTTTTATAAATAAAATCCCTTAAAACTGTCAAGGTTTCAGTACACATAAGTATAAACTTCAAAAAAGTGTAAGCCTTTTCTTACACCATTTATATTTCCTTTCATTTTTTGTACGGATTTTCTAACACACTCAAATATTTGCTGGGGAAAAATTCTTGGGAGGTGGTTAATAAGTATAAAAAAAGTGCCCTTGGGCTAAAGGGCACTTCAGACTGTATACATACTCAATGAAAATCGAGTTGGTCTATAGTTTTTTTACGGTTCGTACAATTTGATCGTTGATTTCCTCTCCAGGCACTCGCTTTCCACTCCAATCAACTTTGTTTTAAAAGATAGAGCTACTTTTGTCTGCAAACTAGATAATCATTGTTTGCCAACAGTTTTTTTGTGAGTTTGTACAATTTGATCGCTGATTTCCTCTTCAGGCACTCGCTTTCCACCAAATCTACTATTTTTAAAATTTAGAAAGTACCCTTCGCAAAAGGACAATTTCTACAGTCATAAACCATATTTATTCATTTTTTCATACAGTGTTGTTCGGCTCACTCCGAGTCTCTTTGCCGTTTCCGATTTATTACCAGAAGTCATTTCCAAACATGAAACGATTGCAGCCCGTTCGGTTTCGTCCATTACTTCAGCTAAAGTGCGGATCGATATGGATTCTTTATGACCCGTTATTTCTTTAGGGAGATGCTTGGAACGTATCATTTCCCCTTCTTCAACAATATTCATTGCTCGTTCAATGATATTCTCCAACTCACGGATATTACCTGGCCATTTATAAAGTCGCAACAGCCGTAAAGCTTGTTCACTCATCCCCGTTAAGCGTTTTTTCATGAGGTTCTGGTACTTTTCAACAAAATGATTTACCAGTATTTCAATGTCTTCCGGTCGCTCTCTTAAGGAAGGAACCTGGATTTGCAAGACCTTCAATCGGTAATACATATCAAGTCGGAATTCCCCTTTCGAGACCATTTCCTCCAGATTACGGTTCGTTGCAGCGATTACCCGTACATCAATCGGAATGCTTCCCGTCGAACCGACCCTCTCGATCTCTTTTTCTTGTAAAACACGGAGCAGCTTAACCTGCATATGCAATGGCAGCTCACCGATTTCATCGAGAAAAATCGTTCCGCCTTCAGCCGCTTCGAACTTACCTGCTTTTCCGCCTTTTTTTGCACCAGTGAAAGAACCCTCTTCATAGCCAAATAGCTCAGACTCCAGCAGCTCTGCCGGGATGGCGGCACAGTTCACTTTGACAAAGACACCCATGGCCCTTCTGCTTTCACTATGAATGGAATGAGCAAACAGCTCCTTACCTGTTCCGCTTTCGCCCAAAATCAACACATTCGAGTCGCTTTTAGCGGCAATTTTGGCTTGACCTTTCACTTCCATGAAAGCAGGACTTCTTCCCATCAAATGATCAAACGTATATGAGGCTTTATTTCTCTCGCGAAAATCGCCTTTGTACTTTTTCAGCTCTACTTCAAGTGAATTTATCCGCTTGGAAAGAGCGGTAAATTGCCCGACATTCTTAAAAAGAATCTTACCGACCGCCCCTATTAATTTTCCTTGCTTCCTTATCGGGGAGCGGGTCGCAATTATATAATTATCTTTAATTTTTTGTAATTCAGCGACCTCTTGCTTGCCAGTTTTGGCGACCACATGCATACGGGTGTTTTCAATGACCTCCGTTACATGTTTCCCTATGGAGCTTTCCTGATCGACGCCAAGAAAGTCCGCATAAGCGTGGCTCAGCATTTGGACATACCCTTCCGTATCGACCATCACCAAGCCGTCATAGGCAAATTCGATAATATCCTTAAACAGAAGTTCTTCATGATTATCGATATTAAGAAAATCACTTTTATTATTTGTAAATAATAGGAGATAAATCTGATACTCCTCATCACCCAGTTCAATGTTGGTTTTTCTGACGATTCCATTATTATCATTCAAACGGATCGGAGTATTTACAGCTGGTACAAGATTTTTTTCAATAATCAAATTTATCTGCAGATCAAATTCATTCTCAGCAAAAGCCTCGGATAATACGCGATTGCAGAGAACGATTTCTGTTTCGTTTTTCGTTACCAAAACACCAAAAGGCAATTCTTCCAATATCGCTTTCACTAATTCCAATTGAATAGTTTTATTATCGCTGGCCATTCCTATTCTCCTTAACCCGTCTGAAGTTTCCTCCATTATATCATAGGAAAATGTGGCCAAGTCATTACCGTTCCACAATCAGCGCAGTTCCCTGTCCGCCACCGATACATAATGTGGCAAGGCCGGTTTTTGCATCCCTTCGCTTCATTTCATACAATAAAGTCACTAAGATGCGGGCACCGGAAGCACCTACCGGATGACCAAGAGCTATCGCACCGCCATTTACATTCACTTTCTCCGGATTCAGTTCAAGGTCTTTAAGCACGGCGAGTGATTGTGCCGCAAAGGCTTCATTCACTTCCATCAAATCAAGATCATCTATTGTCAATCCCGCCTTTGCCAAAGCCTTCCTTGTCGCAGGCACAGGACCGTATCCCATGATTTTCGGATCAAGCGCAGCGTTTGCATATGACTTAATTGTCGCTAATGCTTCCAGTCCCAGCCCGTCCGCTTTTTCTTTAGACATCAGGACTAACATCGCACCCCCATCATTGATTCCGGATGCATTTCCTGCCGTAACCGTTCCATTTTCCTTAAAAGCAGGACGCAGCTTCGCTAGCTGGTCGATCGTCAGCCCATGACGCGGGTGTTCATCTTGGTCCACCAAGACCGTCTTTCCTCTGCGTTTATATTCAACCGGTACGATTTCATCTGCAAATCGTCCTTCAAGCTGTGCCTTCTCAGCCTTCAGTTGGCTCTCTAAAGCAAATTCATCCTGCTTTTCACGGCTGATTTCCCACTGCTCGGCGATATTCTCCGCAGTCACGCCCATATGATATTGATTAAAAACATCCGTCAAGGCGTCATATGTCATGGAATCGACTGCTTCGGCATTCCCCATTTTCTGTCCAAAACGATAATTTGGAAGTAAATATGGAGCATTGCTCATGCTTTCAATTCCCCCGGCAAGAATCACATCAGCATCACCAAGGGCAATGAATTGCGCTCCCATTATTACCGTACGGAGGCCAGATCCGCAAAGTTTATTAATGGCCATGGCCGGCGTCGTTTCCGGAATCCCTGCATGAATCGCAACCTGACGTGCCACATTTTGCCCTAATCCAGCAGATAGAATATTCCCTACCAATACCTCATCGATCATGTCAGTCGAGATATTTGCCCGCTTAATCGCTTCCTTGGCGGCCACAACTCCCAAGTCAACCGCCGACACATTGGCAAGACTGCCTCCAAACGCACCAACTGGTGTTCTTGCTGCCCCTACAATCACTACTTCTCTCATCATACTTCCTCCTTCTCCATTTTTAATTTTCCCAGTTTAATAAAATTACGGTCCCTCTCATTGATCTTCTGAGAAACGGCAGATCCTTCATACGTAAAAATCCCTTCTCCCGACTTCGTCCCAAGTTTTCCCTTAGCCACCAAATCACGAATCAAATCAGGGGCCTCCTTACCTTGATCCAATACCGGTGCAACATTATCAAAAACGCGCTGCCATGTATCCAGTCCGCCAAAATCAGCAATCTCGATCGGTCCAGTAAATGCCCAGCGAAAACCAGGTCCAGCCGTAATCGCCGTATCGATATCCTTAGCATCGGCAACGCCCTCTTTCAATAGATAAAAGGCTTCCCGCATCAAGGCAGTCTGGAGACGATTGGCGATGAATCCCGCTATCTCTTTTTTCAAGAGAATCGGAGACTTGCCGATTTTACGCATTAAATCCATTGTTGCCTTGACGATTTCGGGCTTTGTTTCGTCATGCTGAACAATTTCAACCAACGGAACCAAATGGCCAGGATTAAAGAAATGCGTGATGACCATTCTGTCCGCAAACGAGGCCTTCTCCTTCAATTGAGAGATCGGAAAGGTCGAGGTATTGGAAGCAACAATGGCATCCGGTTTGATCATTTCCTCCATTTGCTGATATAGATTCAACTTCAGCTCGATGACTTCCGGAATCGCCTCAATGATAAAGTCAGCATCCCTTACAGCCCCTTCCAAATCTACGCTATACGTAATATTCGCTAAAGCAGCTTGCTTTTCCTGATCAGTCAAGGCCCCTTCCTCAATGAGCAGTGATAGATTCTCAGAAATTCGATTTCGGGCATGGTGTAGCAACTCTTCCTTTATATCGTTAATGGTGACGAAATACCCGTTAACTGCAAAAGACTGAGCGATCCCGCTCCCCATTACGCCTGAACCGATAATGGCTATTTTTTTAATCATCCAGCTTCCCCTTTCCGTTTTCCATTACCTTTATTTACTCATCTTTTTATCTATGCAATATTTATGCCAAAGATAGGGTGGAAATAAAATTCTTTTTTTATCTTGAAAATCATGATAGACTCTTACTCATTAACCTAAACCATATTTTTATAACCTTCCCTTTATATTTCCAATGGAGTTTACCTTGTGAAATATTCCCTATGTACGACATAAAATGACAGACCTGGACCATTACATTTTTTATTGGAGGAATGTAATATGGTTAAAGATAAAGTGGCGATCATTACCGGATCCGCTAGAGGAATCGGTTTTGAGATTGGAAAGATATTCGCTGAAAATGGCGCAAAGGTCGTTTTGTCCGACCTTGATCAAAACACAGTGGAAAAAGCTGCATTGGACCTAAGGAATCAAGGCTTGGAAGTTATCGGCTTAAAAGCGGACGTAACAAGTGAAGAGGATATCATCCAGCTAATCAAACAAGCTAAAGACAAATACGGACGAATAGATATTTTCATCAATAACGCCGGCCTTCAGCATGTTGCTCCAATCGAGGAGTTTCCAACTGAAAAATTCGAGCTGATGATCAAAATCATGCTGACCGCGCCATTCATTTCAATCAAGAATGTTTTGCCGATCATGAAAGAACAAGGCTTCGGCAGAATCATCAATATCTCTTCCATTAACGGCCTGATTGGATTTGCCAACAAAGCAGCGTACAATAGTGCCAAACACGGTGTAATCGGATTAACGAAAGTCGCCGCCTTGGAAAGCGCCTCTTTTGGCATTACCGTCAATGCCCTTTGCCCAGGATACGTAGATACACCACTCGTCCGCGGACAACTGGAGGATCTGGCGAAAACAAGACAAGTGCCTCTAGAAAGCGTTTTGGAAGAGGTCATCTATCCACTTGTCCCACAAAACCGCTTACTCGATGTAAGTGAAATTGCCGACTACGCCATTTTCCTCGCTAGCGACAAAGCACGGGGCATCACAGGCCAGGCAGTCGTGTTAGATGGCGGATATACAGCTCAATAAATGAAAAATGCATCTGCAATGAACCCCGGATAAATGACACCAAAAAAGGTGCTCTGTATTCGGGGTTTTTCTGTCTTCATGAATTGTGGAAAAATTTGGTGGTACAAAGAACTCGCTCATGTTACAGTAATATAGGGACCTTTCCCATTTTACAAATAAAAAGGAGGCCTCGTCATGATTATTAAGTGGGTTAGACTGCGATAATTAAAAGCGCAGGCCAATCATCATGCTCCGGAAAGAATTTATTGATCTGCGCCATGGTAACGGCTATTGGATAATAATTAATACGGAGGTAAAAAACATGAGTGAACAGATACTGAAAATAAATAAAGTGGATATATGTACAGAAAGTTTTGGAAACCCAAAGGACCCTGCTGTGCTTTTGATCATGGGA
This window encodes:
- a CDS encoding peptidoglycan-binding protein — translated: MTVALRTLLDRSLKKMGKGMNPVVKASALEMVERAYTERITVLISAGHRSLEEQAALYGQGRVYSYNGKNYSNLAKPIVTNAKPGQSYHNYGLAIDFFIVSDDGKVAVWTVDSKWQRVAAIGKGLGFKWGGDWSSFKDYPHLEMTGGLSFTQLQAGKEPHLTIKLEKMEMPKTGKGDGHIISIQKTLNSRYKTNIEADGFYGPKTRSALIKGLQTELNKQYNKKLIVDGKWGPKTKTATVTLKKGAAGNITWILQAALYMEGFNPGPLDGDFGGQTEAALFQYQKASKISADKLAGQETWNELLA
- a CDS encoding 3-oxoacid CoA-transferase subunit B, coding for MTRQLILERAVKEIQDGMCVNLGIGMPTLIANMIPNDFNVMLQSENGLLGIGPYPKKDEVDPDLINAGKETVTAKSGASFFDSAESFAMIRGGHIDLAILGGMEVSENGDLANWMIPGKMVKGMGGAMDLVQGAKRIVVIMDHVNKHGESKVKKSCTLPLTGEKVVHCLITELAVFQFTEAGMELIELQNGITLDEVKSKTEADFTISPSIEIRA
- a CDS encoding CoA transferase subunit A, coding for MSKLLTSFDSAIQQIEDGATIIVGGFGLSGIPEKLIIALRNKGVKDLTIVSNNCGVDDWGLGLLLENKQIKKMIASYVGENKLFEQQFLSGELEVELVPQGTLAERLRAGGAGIPAFYTATGVGTEVAKGKEHKEFDGRTYIMEKGIVGDFAFVKAWKADHFGNLVYRKTARNFNPVVATAGKVTLVEVEELVGTGELDPDEIHTSGVYVQKVLVGNDYEKRIERLTTANA
- a CDS encoding GntP family permease, with amino-acid sequence MVIQILAIVVALGLLIFLAYRGYPVIIIAPIVTLLAVILSGGHLLPSYTETYMTFAANYIKAFFPIFLLGAVFGKVMEMSGAAASIAKTIVKSLGSKQAILAVVLACSALTYGGVSLFVVAFAVYPFAAAIFKEADIPKRLLPGTIALGAFTYTMDALPGTPQIQNIIPTNYFGTDTYAAPIMGIIGAIMVFTGGMLWLERRRKQALANGEGYGEGHINEPESAEQQNLPNFWLSIVPLILVVAFNFAFSRSAISVKHWYDASMLKETFNIADVSTVTSSWSLIVALSIGIIAAMLLNVGRIKVKLASGLTAAAMGSLLAIFNTASEVGFGNVVKTLPGFSVIQNWVFNASGNPLVSEAIAVNVLAGITGSASGGLSIALEVMGNHYLQVAQSVGITPEMLHRIASMASGGMDTLPHNGAVITLLAITGLTHRQSYKDIFAITVLKTVTVFIIAFATSLFI
- a CDS encoding sigma-54 interaction domain-containing protein — encoded protein: MASDNKTIQLELVKAILEELPFGVLVTKNETEIVLCNRVLSEAFAENEFDLQINLIIEKNLVPAVNTPIRLNDNNGIVRKTNIELGDEEYQIYLLLFTNNKSDFLNIDNHEELLFKDIIEFAYDGLVMVDTEGYVQMLSHAYADFLGVDQESSIGKHVTEVIENTRMHVVAKTGKQEVAELQKIKDNYIIATRSPIRKQGKLIGAVGKILFKNVGQFTALSKRINSLEVELKKYKGDFRERNKASYTFDHLMGRSPAFMEVKGQAKIAAKSDSNVLILGESGTGKELFAHSIHSESRRAMGVFVKVNCAAIPAELLESELFGYEEGSFTGAKKGGKAGKFEAAEGGTIFLDEIGELPLHMQVKLLRVLQEKEIERVGSTGSIPIDVRVIAATNRNLEEMVSKGEFRLDMYYRLKVLQIQVPSLRERPEDIEILVNHFVEKYQNLMKKRLTGMSEQALRLLRLYKWPGNIRELENIIERAMNIVEEGEMIRSKHLPKEITGHKESISIRTLAEVMDETERAAIVSCLEMTSGNKSETAKRLGVSRTTLYEKMNKYGL
- a CDS encoding acetyl-CoA C-acetyltransferase; amino-acid sequence: MREVVIVGAARTPVGAFGGSLANVSAVDLGVVAAKEAIKRANISTDMIDEVLVGNILSAGLGQNVARQVAIHAGIPETTPAMAINKLCGSGLRTVIMGAQFIALGDADVILAGGIESMSNAPYLLPNYRFGQKMGNAEAVDSMTYDALTDVFNQYHMGVTAENIAEQWEISREKQDEFALESQLKAEKAQLEGRFADEIVPVEYKRRGKTVLVDQDEHPRHGLTIDQLAKLRPAFKENGTVTAGNASGINDGGAMLVLMSKEKADGLGLEALATIKSYANAALDPKIMGYGPVPATRKALAKAGLTIDDLDLMEVNEAFAAQSLAVLKDLELNPEKVNVNGGAIALGHPVGASGARILVTLLYEMKRRDAKTGLATLCIGGGQGTALIVER
- a CDS encoding 3-hydroxyacyl-CoA dehydrogenase family protein; this translates as MIKKIAIIGSGVMGSGIAQSFAVNGYFVTINDIKEELLHHARNRISENLSLLIEEGALTDQEKQAALANITYSVDLEGAVRDADFIIEAIPEVIELKLNLYQQMEEMIKPDAIVASNTSTFPISQLKEKASFADRMVITHFFNPGHLVPLVEIVQHDETKPEIVKATMDLMRKIGKSPILLKKEIAGFIANRLQTALMREAFYLLKEGVADAKDIDTAITAGPGFRWAFTGPIEIADFGGLDTWQRVFDNVAPVLDQGKEAPDLIRDLVAKGKLGTKSGEGIFTYEGSAVSQKINERDRNFIKLGKLKMEKEEV
- a CDS encoding 3-hydroxybutyrate dehydrogenase; translated protein: MVKDKVAIITGSARGIGFEIGKIFAENGAKVVLSDLDQNTVEKAALDLRNQGLEVIGLKADVTSEEDIIQLIKQAKDKYGRIDIFINNAGLQHVAPIEEFPTEKFELMIKIMLTAPFISIKNVLPIMKEQGFGRIINISSINGLIGFANKAAYNSAKHGVIGLTKVAALESASFGITVNALCPGYVDTPLVRGQLEDLAKTRQVPLESVLEEVIYPLVPQNRLLDVSEIADYAIFLASDKARGITGQAVVLDGGYTAQ